The region GTGACAGAATCGCAGACCATTTAAGTGCGTGGATATCAGGCTGAGGCATTTCCAGCATTGCCGTGAAAAAAATTGATCCCGGTTTGTTCACGACCTGTCGTGTACTCTCGGCAAAATTTCCCGTTTTCGTTATACTGCCACGCATGAAAGTCTGTGGCCAAAGGACATTTCCGCCGACAGTCAACGTACGAAAACCGTGTTCCTGTGAGATCATCGGAACAAGCGATACCCTGGACATCGAAATTCAACAGTCAGTATCCTGAGCAGATTAATTTGTCAGGGCTTACTGGGGTAAGGATCATCAATGAGCACCGGCGCACCCTTGGACGCAATCACTTCCAATGGCCAGATGCGACCTAAGCGGGGCGTCCCTGACGGTCTGTGGATTCAATGTGAATCGTGTAAGGCGACCGTCTTTCGCAAGCAGGTGGAGAAGAATTTCCACCTTTGCCCCGAATGCGACCACCATTTTTATGTTCCGACGGCTGAACGCATTGCCCAACTGCTGGATGAAGACAGTTTTGAAGAGTGGTTCAGTGAGTTGGCCCCCAAGGATGTTCTGGGCTTTGTCGATTCACGGCCCTATCACGAGCGACTGAAGGCCGAGCAGAAGAAAACGGGCATGCGCGATGCCTGTACGGTGGGCCGAGGTTATATGCGTGGCCGACCATTGGTCTTTGCCACGACAGATTCTGCTTTCATCATGGGGTCGATGGGATCAGTGGTCGGCGAAAAGCTGACGCGTGCGGTCGAGAAGGCCACCGAATTAAAACTGCCACTGGTGATTGTTTCCGGCTCTGGTGGCGGCGCCCGTATGCATGAAGGGATTGTCTCTTTGATGCAAATGGGTAAAGTCTCTGCGGCACTCGCTCGCTATCACGAAGCGGGTGGATTGTTTATCTCCGTGCTGACGAACCCGACGATGGGTGGTGTGGCTGCCAGTTTTGCTTCGCTCGGTGATATTACCATTGCTGAGCCCAAGGCCCTGATTGGTTTTGCCGGCCCGCGTGTGGTCAAAGCAACCTGCAAAATTGAACTTCCTGATGATTTTCAGACCAGCGAGTTCCTGCTGAAGCATGGCTTTGTCGATCGCATTGTCTCCCGGCCGCAATTGAAGCAGGAACTGGTGCGGATCATCGACTACTGTTCCAAGTCGTGGTGATCGGTCTATATGCAGAGCACATGCTCTCTGTTCTCTGTAAACTTTGAGATCTGCCAAACACCTCTTAAACGAGGCGGAGCAGGACTAATCTCGCAGAGGTGCCAGAACGGGAGGCCAGTCCTTGTCAGAGACTTCGGGAGTGACGCCACCCGGAGGAAGTGACTTGCCAACCGCCTCTTTCAAGAGAGCCGAAAGCTCGGTGATTTTGGCGGCGTATTCAGGTTTTTCGGCCAGGTTATTCAACTCTTTGGGGTCCGCCAAGTGATCGTACAACTCACGACCCCGCTGGCCATCATCCCATTCCGTGTAGCGGTACTTGTCGGTTCTCAGGCTGTAGCCAAAAAACCGATTGCTGGTGGGCTGTGGTTGAGGAACTGACGCAGCGGTTCCCTTTTTGGCTGCGGCTCCCGCACGATTGGGATTTCCTTGATTCCGCATGACCTGAGTCAACGCCCAGCCGCGACCTTTGGCCTGCGGATCAGTCAGCAACGAAACCAGCGATTGGCCTTGCAGACTGGCGGGAGTGGGAATGTTCGCCAGCTTTGCCAAAGTTGGATAAAGATCCACTTGAGAAACGGGTTCTGTAACCACCTGGCCAGCCTTGGAGATTCCGGGAGCAGAAATCAGCAGTGGGACTCGGGCACTTTCTTCGAACAGACTTTGCTTCTGCCAGAGACCATGCTCCCCGAGGTGATAGCCATGATCACTGGTGAAAACGACAATCGTGTTGTCGGCGAGGCCATTCTCTTTCAGCGAGGCCAGGACTCGCCCCACCTGGGCATCCATGAAGCTGATGCTGGCAAAATAGGCTTGCAGGATTTCCTGCCGCATGGGATCGGTAAGTTGATCCTGCTCTTTCTTGGCACTGGCCAGTGCCGGCTTCGGGATATCGAGTTGATCTTCCTGGATGCCGGGGATCAAAGGCATTTGAGGTCGATCATACCAACCGAAATAAGGTTCGGCAGGAGCCACGAATGGTGTGTGTGGGCGATAGAAGCCAACTGCCAGAAAGAACGGCTGCTGCGGATGCTGAGCAAAACGTTTGAGTAAAAGTTCGGCTTCGGTGGCGACCTTGCCATCGGTATGTTCGAGATCCTTGCCGGGGGATGCATACCAACTCAGTGTGCCACCAAATTGCCGGGGTGTGAGAGTGTGAATCTTGTCTTCTTCCTGCAGGTGATCGATCCCTGCGGGATTGATTTTCAGTTCCCACGAAGCCGGGTCGTCATGACCATCCGTCCCGATCGATGTCGGAACGTTGTAGTGATAAAGTTTGCCAATTCGAGCGGAGAAATACCCAGCCTTGCGAAACTGTTCGGGGAGACTGGAGTGCTGAGGGATCGATTGCCGGAAGATCTGCGAGTTCTGCAGAATACCGGTCGAGTTGGGGTACAGACCCGTCAGAATGGAATTGCGACTGGGGCCGCATAAAGGAAAGGTGCAGTAGGCTTTGTCGAAGCGAACTGATTGCTGAGCGAGTCGATCGATGTGAGGCGTTTTGACAAGAGGATGACCATAGCATCCCAGAGAGTTATTCAGATCATCAGCGATAATGAAAAGGATGTTCGGACGGGCTGTTTTCTGAGAACTGACGGCTGGTGATGGATCTTCGGCAAGAAGTGGGGAGACCGCGTGTATAATGAAAAAAGCGATTCCCAAAGAGACAGACAGGCCAGCAAAGCGGTGGATCATGGGGAACTCCTGCAATGAACTGCGGCATTGGTGTGAATTCTCAGTGGCATCAAGCACAGCTTGGCAGATATCCCGCGAAATCGCATAACGAATTTTGATCATCTGCCACGATTTTGCTGCGAACAAAGAGAAAGTGAGGTCATCCCATGCAGTGCAACATCGATCAGAAGGGACGCCGGGTCCGCATGATTGGCGGTATTGTTTGTACGATTGGCGGACTGGTCTGCCTGGGTGTGGCCATTGCCGGACTGGCGGTGATTGCGATGGTCTGTACCGGGATTGCCCTGCTGATTTCGGGGGCATTTCAAATTTATGAGGCCCGCAAAGGCTGGTGTGCCATTCGCGCGATGGGCTTCAAGACCCCGATTTAGGTTGGATGGGGACTTGTTGGTGCGTGCGAACACATTCTCATCATGACGAGTCGACAAATCCCAGAAATCAATAGAGCGTTGGGTTCAGTCAAGCATGCTTGCTCGAAGCCGCAAGCATGGCACACAAATTACTCTTAATCGACGAATCCGAGTCAGGTGTTCATTGCTCTCGATTCGATGGAATATCGCTCTATTGGTTCTGTCTGGAAGTTTCGATTGATCGAGACGACTGGCGTGCCAGGGCTTTCTGGCGTTCGGGTTTCGTGGCATGCCAGACAGATCGAAGCATTCTTTCCTGAGCGATCGAAAACTCTACGCCACGACGGCTCATGGCAATGGCTGCCGTTTCGAGCAGGGGTTCGATGCTGGATAGCTCTTCGATCTCTCCGTGCCAGAATCGGGTAAACGAGGGAATATGTTTGGGGAGGAGTTCGCCCGCCGGGAGAATCATACTCATCACGCCCACGGCACTTCCCGTATTGAACATGCTCCCCAGACCCGTTTTCACGTGGTCGGCAAGAAAGCAGCCCACCTTTTTCTCACCCGTTGCGATCGATGTGCCACCAATGGGGACGGAGACATTCGAGTAATCGTTTTTCAAGTCGCTATTGGTCGTAATGGCCCCCAGATTCACCCACGAGCCGACATAGCTGTGGCCCAGAAAGCCATCGTGGTACTTGTTCGAGAAGCCTTGGAAGACGGAATTCTCGATCTCTCCACCCACCCGGCACATGGGGCCAAAACTGGTACCCGCGCGGAGGTTCGTACGGAAAAGTTGAGTCCCCGGGCCAACATAACAGGGGCCTTCCATACGGGTAAACGCCTGAATGACGGCATCGCGGTCGATGTAAATGGGGCCACCCGTCGTATCGAAGACGACAAAAGGATCGACTTTGGCAGATTCATGAACCCACAGCGCTTGCGTTGGCCCCACGATTGTGAAGGTCTGGTTTGGATGAGCTTTCAGTTCACTTGAGGATGATTGTCGGAAGGCATGATCCTCACAGATCTGCTGCTCATTCTCATTGACCAGATTCCATGGTCTTCGCAGGATCTTTCCGGGTGAGACGACTCGCTTGCGAGATTGAGCCAGCCGGACGAGCGATTCGTCGAGGTGATGATCGAGTAGCAAGGTGGCTTCGAGTGGATCGCAAACTAGCCAGGCGATTTCTCCATCGACGATTCCCACAGATTCATCGCTGAATTCCGGGACTTCTGCGGGATTGCAGAGCCATTGACCATTCAGCAACAGTGTGTGACCACCAGCCAGCCAGCGGGCATCATTGACGTAAGCATCGGGATGGGATTCGCGATACGTTTCGAGAAGGTGCGGACGAATAATCGCCCCCCATTCATCCGGCTGCAAAACTTTCAGCCAGCGTTCACGTGTGGAAAAGTGGCCTGTCAGCAACTCGAACACGGGACGGACCCAGACGAGTGGCTCAAGAGCTGATGAAGCGGAGTTTTCAAAAATTGCCAGACGCATGACGGGATTCCCTTCGCTGTCGTGCTTCCTGCAGAATTTTCATTTTGTCGTTGTCAATTTAGGCAATTCGAATTTTCTGGTGAAGACGACTTTTGAATTCATACGTGTGGTTTTGGTGGAGGGGGAGCGATTTGGGTAAATTTGCTACGTTGACACAAACTTCACTCCCTTCTTTGAAACGGCTTGATAAGCTGACTGTGGTGCGTTAGTCGTCAATCGTGGATGAAAGTGCGTGGTGCGTGACGGCCACTTTCTCACGATGTCCAGGTTGGTTTTCCAATCGTCTGAGTGATCCCATCACCTTCCATCTTTAAGAGTTCCATCATGCTTGCTCCTCAAATATCGACTTTTAATGGGTCTCAGCCTGCAAGGTTACAGGTCAGTGATGGTCAGGCCGATTGCTGGATCACGATTGGAACATCGACAGGCGCCACACGCATGCTGCGGGTGAGTGCCGTCCTGCTGGTTATGGGTGTTCTGGGAACGCTGGGTGGAACAGTTTCTTCGGCATTCGCCCAGCAGAGTGCGGCACCAACGCCGACACCCATCTCAAGGGCGACTCCTGTGGCGGCACCGGTTGCTGCACCACCTGCGAGTGAAGAGCCACTGGCCATTGTCACCAGCTTTGCTGAGAAGTATGGCCAGGCCTTCAATGCTGCGAAGATCGATGACCTTATTGCCTTGTGGCGTGCGACGGGAACCTATGAGGACGAAACCGATGGGCTGATTGTGACTGGCCATGCAGCACTCAAAGAAGGGTTCGGCAACCTCTTCAAAGAAAACCCGGGCCTGCGGATTATTGCGAATGTGCAATCGGTGCGACCCGTCACCAAGGAAGTGCTGATGTTCGAAGGAATCGTCACGACCAGTGCTCCAGAGAGTGACGCCACGGTCTCAAGCTTTGAGGCTGTGCTCGTCAAGGAAGGGAATCAGTGGTTACTCGATTCGGTGAAAGAATCGGCTGCGGTCGAAGGAAAGGCCATGTTGCAGAACCTGGCCTGGCTGGTGGGTGAGTGGCGCGACGACAATCAGGATGTTTCCATTGAGACGACTGTGCGCTGGTCAAGTCAGCAGGCTTTTCTGATTCGGGCCTACAAGGTGCGAATTGATGACGAGATCAGCCATGAAGGGACACAAGTGATCGGCTGGGACGCGCAGCAGAAAACGATCCGTTCGTGGAATTTTGAATCGGATGGTGCTTTTGGTGAAGGCCTCTGGACCCTGGCCAGTGGGGAATGGACGATTCGCAATACAATGACACTGGCTGATGGAACACGCGGATCTTCGCGGCAGATCTTGAGGCCGGAATCGGCAGATGCCTACACGGTCGAATCCGTTGGTCGCGAATTGGGTGGTGTGCCACTTCCATCCACGGGAGAGATCCGCGTGATTCGCGTCAACAGCGAGTCGATGACTCAGGTGGAATCAGCTCCCAATGCGAATGTTCCAGGTCGGTGAGTTGCTTAGGGCGTACCTGTTCTGAGGCT is a window of Planctopirus limnophila DSM 3776 DNA encoding:
- a CDS encoding sulfatase, yielding MIHRFAGLSVSLGIAFFIIHAVSPLLAEDPSPAVSSQKTARPNILFIIADDLNNSLGCYGHPLVKTPHIDRLAQQSVRFDKAYCTFPLCGPSRNSILTGLYPNSTGILQNSQIFRQSIPQHSSLPEQFRKAGYFSARIGKLYHYNVPTSIGTDGHDDPASWELKINPAGIDHLQEEDKIHTLTPRQFGGTLSWYASPGKDLEHTDGKVATEAELLLKRFAQHPQQPFFLAVGFYRPHTPFVAPAEPYFGWYDRPQMPLIPGIQEDQLDIPKPALASAKKEQDQLTDPMRQEILQAYFASISFMDAQVGRVLASLKENGLADNTIVVFTSDHGYHLGEHGLWQKQSLFEESARVPLLISAPGISKAGQVVTEPVSQVDLYPTLAKLANIPTPASLQGQSLVSLLTDPQAKGRGWALTQVMRNQGNPNRAGAAAKKGTAASVPQPQPTSNRFFGYSLRTDKYRYTEWDDGQRGRELYDHLADPKELNNLAEKPEYAAKITELSALLKEAVGKSLPPGGVTPEVSDKDWPPVLAPLRD
- the accD gene encoding acetyl-CoA carboxylase, carboxyltransferase subunit beta is translated as MSTGAPLDAITSNGQMRPKRGVPDGLWIQCESCKATVFRKQVEKNFHLCPECDHHFYVPTAERIAQLLDEDSFEEWFSELAPKDVLGFVDSRPYHERLKAEQKKTGMRDACTVGRGYMRGRPLVFATTDSAFIMGSMGSVVGEKLTRAVEKATELKLPLVIVSGSGGGARMHEGIVSLMQMGKVSAALARYHEAGGLFISVLTNPTMGGVAASFASLGDITIAEPKALIGFAGPRVVKATCKIELPDDFQTSEFLLKHGFVDRIVSRPQLKQELVRIIDYCSKSW
- a CDS encoding nuclear transport factor 2 family protein, whose product is MLAPQISTFNGSQPARLQVSDGQADCWITIGTSTGATRMLRVSAVLLVMGVLGTLGGTVSSAFAQQSAAPTPTPISRATPVAAPVAAPPASEEPLAIVTSFAEKYGQAFNAAKIDDLIALWRATGTYEDETDGLIVTGHAALKEGFGNLFKENPGLRIIANVQSVRPVTKEVLMFEGIVTTSAPESDATVSSFEAVLVKEGNQWLLDSVKESAAVEGKAMLQNLAWLVGEWRDDNQDVSIETTVRWSSQQAFLIRAYKVRIDDEISHEGTQVIGWDAQQKTIRSWNFESDGAFGEGLWTLASGEWTIRNTMTLADGTRGSSRQILRPESADAYTVESVGRELGGVPLPSTGEIRVIRVNSESMTQVESAPNANVPGR
- a CDS encoding putative sugar nucleotidyl transferase; protein product: MRLAIFENSASSALEPLVWVRPVFELLTGHFSTRERWLKVLQPDEWGAIIRPHLLETYRESHPDAYVNDARWLAGGHTLLLNGQWLCNPAEVPEFSDESVGIVDGEIAWLVCDPLEATLLLDHHLDESLVRLAQSRKRVVSPGKILRRPWNLVNENEQQICEDHAFRQSSSSELKAHPNQTFTIVGPTQALWVHESAKVDPFVVFDTTGGPIYIDRDAVIQAFTRMEGPCYVGPGTQLFRTNLRAGTSFGPMCRVGGEIENSVFQGFSNKYHDGFLGHSYVGSWVNLGAITTNSDLKNDYSNVSVPIGGTSIATGEKKVGCFLADHVKTGLGSMFNTGSAVGVMSMILPAGELLPKHIPSFTRFWHGEIEELSSIEPLLETAAIAMSRRGVEFSIAQERMLRSVWHATKPERQKALARQSSRSIETSRQNQ